The following are from one region of the Aspergillus chevalieri M1 DNA, chromosome 1, nearly complete sequence genome:
- the EifCb gene encoding translation initiation factor eIF3 core subunit b (BUSCO:EOG09260K24;~COG:J;~EggNog:ENOG410PGHS;~InterPro:IPR000504,IPR013979,IPR035979,IPR012677, IPR015943,IPR011400,IPR034363;~PFAM:PF08662,PF00076;~go_component: GO:0005852 - eukaryotic translation initiation factor 3 complex [Evidence IEA];~go_function: GO:0003676 - nucleic acid binding [Evidence IEA];~go_function: GO:0003723 - RNA binding [Evidence IEA];~go_function: GO:0003743 - translation initiation factor activity [Evidence IEA];~go_function: GO:0005515 - protein binding [Evidence IEA];~go_function: GO:0031369 - translation initiation factor binding [Evidence IEA];~go_process: GO:0006413 - translational initiation [Evidence IEA]): MAPSFDTLTEQDLHEEEVEEEIDFSDLKAQYEVKLEEGLDTFIVIDGLPVVPEESRQKLIKFLLRKLSAVGHTSEDAVFMPVNDKNMSEGFAFVEYETPEQAVAAVKQLHGVPLDKKHTLSVNKLMDIDRYGREGRIEEEYKPPTVEPFKEKEHLRSWLGDANARDQFALFRGDKVGVFWNNKSNEPENVVDRAHWTQLFVQWSPKGSFLASVHPQGIQLWGGPSFSKQKQFPHPFVQLVEFSPNESYMTTWSARPIQVEEGQPVLTYEEDGKNIIIWDIATGKPLRSFVSHDLTAGPAGDGDAQPKKKVQWPAFKWSADEKYVARMLQGQSISIYETPRMNLLGKTSVKIDGVMDFEWSPATTQREGIKQYEQLLCFWTPEMGSSPARVGMMSVPSKEIVRTRNLFNVSDVKLHWQSQGTYVCVKVDRHSKSKKSLATNLEIFRVREKGVPVEVVDSLKDTVINFAWEPNGNRFVAITTGEAVAGAAVAPKTAVSFFAPEKKGHQLGSFKLVRTLDKKNNNAIYWSPKGRFVVVGTVHSQTSFDMDFWDMDFEGDKPEGEKDFAANLQLLTTVEHYGVTDIDWDPTGRYVVSSASAWTHSMENGWSIHTFSGTTLAEHPTDKFKQFVWRPRPATLLSKEEQKQVRKNLREYSKEFEEEDKYAVDIANTAVVETRKRVLNEWAAWLRREKEFLAEEREAYELPENADEPKLAKDARPEAEDQGETVVEEMVEEIVEEHEEVIG; encoded by the exons ATGGCGCCCAGTTTCGATACTCTTACCGAGCAGGACCTCCACGAggaggaggtcgaggaggagaTTGATTTCTCGG ATCTCAAGGCGCAATACGAAGTTAAACTCGAGGAGGGTTTGGATACATTTATCGTCATCGATGGCCTTCCTGTCGTTCCTGAAGAGAGTCGGCAAAAGCTCATCAAGTTCTTGTTGAGGAAACTCAGCGCGGTCGGCCACACCTCCGAAGATGCCGTTTTCATGCCCGTCAACGACAAGAACATGTCCGAAGG TTTTGCTTTCGTCGAGTACGAGACCCCCGAACAAGCCGTCGCCGCCGTTAAGCAACTTCACGGTGTTCCCCTGGACAAGAAGCACACCCTTTCCGTGAACAAGTTGATGGATATCGATCGCTATGGCCGTGAGGGACGTATCGAGGAGGAGTACAAGCCGCCAACCGTCGAGCCgttcaaggagaaggagcacCTGCGCTCGTGGTTGGGCGACGCCAACGCTCGCGACCAATTTGCCCTCTTCCGGGGCGACAAGGTCGGTGTTTTCTGGAATAACAAGAGCAACGAGCCTGAAAATGTGGTCGACCGTGCCCACTGGACACAGTTGTTCGTACAGTGGTCGCCCAAGGGTTCCTTCCTCGCCTCCGTCCACCCCCAGGGTATTCAGCTCTGGGGCGGCCCATCGTTCTCGAAACAGAAGCAGTTCCCCCATCCGTTTGTGCAGTTGGTCGAATTCTCGCCGAATGAGAGCTACATGACCACCTGGTCCGCTCGCCCGATCCAGGTCGAAGAGGGTCAACCGGTCCTGACCTACGAGGAGGATGGAAAGAACATCATCATTTGGGATATCGCTACCGGGAAGCCTCTACGGTCGTTTGTTTCTCACGATTTGACCGCTGGTCCCGCAGGTGATGGTGACGCTCAGCCTAAGAAGAAGGTGCAGTGGCCTGCATTCAAGTGGTCCGCTGATGAGAAGTACGTTGCCAGAATGCTTCAGGGCCAGTCGATTTCGATTTACGAGACGCCGCGGATGAACTTGCTAGGTAAGACGTCCGTTAAGATTGATGGTGTGATGGACTTTGAGTGGTCCCCCGCGACGACCCAGCGCGAGGGTATCAAGCAGTACGAACAACTGCTGTGCTTCTGGACGCCTGAAATGGGCAGCAGCCCCGCCAGAGTCGGTATGATGAGCGTCCCTTCCAAGGAGATTGTCCGTACTCGTAACCTCTTCAACGTTTCCGATGTCAAGCTGCACTGGCAGTCCCAGGGTACCTACGTTTGTGTCAAGGTCGACCGTCACTCCAAGTCCAAGAAGTCGCTCGCCACCAACCTCGAAATTTTCCGCGTGCGCGAGAAGGGTGTTCCTGTCGAGGTTGTCGACAGTCTCAAGGATACCGTGATCAACTTCGCCTGGGAACCCAACGGTAACAGATTCGTCGCCATTACCACCGGAGAAGCCGTTGCTGGTGCTGCCGTTGCGCCCAAGACCGCTGTCTCTTTCTTCGCACCTGAAAAGAAGGGTCACCAACTAGGAAGCTTCAAGCTGGTCCGCACTCTCGACAAGAAGAATAACAACGCCATCTACTGGTCGCCCAAGGGCCGTTTTGTCGTCGTTGGTACCGTTCACTCGCAAACCAGCTTCGACATGGACTTCTGGGATATGGACTTCGAAGGTGACAAGCCCGAGGGAGAGAAGGATTTCGCCGCCAACCTTCAATTACTGACGACCGTCGAGCACTACGGTGTTACTGACATTGACTGGGATCCTACTGGTCGCTACGTTGTCAGTAGCGCTAGTGCGTGGACCCATTCG ATGGAAAACGGATGGAGCATCCACACCTTCTCCGGTACCACCCTCGCCGAACACCCGACCGACAAGTTCAAGCAGTTTGTCTGGCGTCCTCGCCCCGCAACCCTCCTCTCCAAGGAAGAACAGAAGCAGGTCCGCAAGAACCTTCGGGAGTACTCGAAGGAGTTCGAAGAGGAGGACAAGTACGCCGTCGACATTGCCAACACCGCCGTCGTCGAGACCCGCAAGCGTGTCCTCAACGAATGGGCCGCCTGGCTCCGTCGGGAGAAGGAGTTCCTGGCAGAGGAGCGGGAGGCATACGAGCTCCCCGAGAACGCAGACGAGCCCAAGCTGGCCAAGGACGCACGTCCCGAGGCCGAGGACCAAGGCGAGACTGTTGTCGAGGAGATGGTGGAGGAGATTGTCGAGGAGCACGAGGAAGTTATTGGTTGA
- a CDS encoding uncharacterized protein (COG:S;~EggNog:ENOG410PVFI;~InterPro:IPR036864,IPR007219,IPR001138;~PFAM:PF00172,PF04082;~TransMembrane:1 (o548-569i);~go_function: GO:0000981 - DNA-binding transcription factor activity, RNA polymerase II-specific [Evidence IEA];~go_function: GO:0003677 - DNA binding [Evidence IEA];~go_function: GO:0008270 - zinc ion binding [Evidence IEA];~go_process: GO:0006351 - transcription, DNA-templated [Evidence IEA];~go_process: GO:0006355 - regulation of transcription, DNA-templated [Evidence IEA]): MSEAPVPSIGAGGLAAGALPPPEIPVSGVNSTPSIGKNRARTRIINRRPRKPISCHPCRQSKLKCDRQQPCASCKRRECIESCVYEGPRKNKADAGRLASSEVVRRPDSRDSQGLASPESLSLAPGPNRFIRTPIRTSGSLAHDHDYQEYSHAHWDALLQRPIDQMHQPSSPQNDPFSLPSNLCFPFSLGPKVSKSDILAMLPSSHACEYLITQYFMRLSPLFHILHGPTFQKQYDAFRQDPSGADLSWMALLFLICSATLKSMEKDEIALVDIQPTVSDSHDISSISYKLRAASLICLSQNQFLIRHNLSTLEALLVLIYTISNIEGVEHAWTLLGIALNIGIALQCNTDINHSQLSCIDIERRRRCWAGILMLHTYQAISFRDVNMSLLLNTEATMPADVNDVDIRDDTILPPSSKPTQMSVMKFKFRMFQLSSKICHRLSSNSRLDESTLDHFDGLISEQQQSWDTVFLLDGSPSILDTSSYAHWCILQLYAHQLYLLIHRPFCKPRGPSFRPTSRAKCIDSGAALLDIHRQFSDLPRLRHYRCFVYGLVSFYAIHGAMALASCLLDEHDAHESSYYSMFASAVARFDSLQSKSQICIKACPILRHLQLLLSTEQFRLPNSVDYNFGATFDDWIDGVQWLNPESINWVAQLLPLSGYFNIY; the protein is encoded by the exons ATGTCTGAAGCTCCAGTCCCTAGCATAGGTGCTGGGGGACTCGCCGCAGGTGCTCTTCCACCTCCGGAGATTCCTGTTTCTGGGGTCAATTCAACGCCTAGCATTGGCAAGAACAGGGCACGGACCCGTATTATCAATCGCAGGCCACGGAAACCTATCAGCTGTCATCCTTGTCGGCAATCCAAGCTGAAGTGCGATCGACAACAGCCCTGTGCCTCGTGCAAACGGCGAGAGTGCATCGAATCCTGTGTTTATGAAGGTCCCCGTAAGAATAAGGCGGATGCGGGGAGACTGGCATCATCTGAGGTCGTGCGGCGTCCCGATTCAAGAGACTCTCAAGGTCTGGCAAGCCCAGAGTCTCTGTCGTTGGCCCCGGGGCCGAACAGATTTATTCGCACGCCAATTCGAACAAGCGGTTCATTAGCCCACGATCACGACTATCAAGAGTATAGTCATGCTCACTGGGATGCTCTTTTGCAGCGGCCGATAGACCAAATGCATCAACCATCATCTCCGCAAAATGACCCTTTCTCACTGCCAAGTAACCTCTGCTTTCCATTTTCTCTAGGCCCCAAAGTGTCCAAGAGTGATATCTTGGCCATGTTGCCATCATCCCATGCCTGCGAGTATCTAATCACGCAATACTTCATGCGGCTCTCGCCCCTCTTCCATATATTACATGGACCAACGTTTCAGAAGCAATACGATGCGTTCAGGCAGGATCCGTCCGGTGCAGATCTTTCCTGGATGGCATTGCTGTTCTTGATTTGCTCCGCGACGTTGAAGAGTATGGAGAAGGACGAGATTGCACTAGTCGATATTCAGCCTACGGTATCCGATTCCCATGACATATCCTCGATCTCTTACAAGCTGCGAGCTGCTTCGTTGATCTGCCTATCGCAGAATCAGTTTTTGATCCGTCACAATCTCAGCACGCTTGAAGCTCTTTTGGTGCTGATATATACAATCAGTAATATTGAGGGCGTCGAGCATGCCTGGACACTACTAG GGATCGCATTGAACATAGGCATTGCATTACAGTGCAATACTGACATAAATCATTCGCAGCTCAGCTGTATTGATATCGAACGGCGTCGTCGTTGTTGGGCTGGTATCCTGATGCTGCACACTTACCAGGCTATCTCATTCCGAGATGTCAACATGTCTCTTTTGCTTAATACTGAAGCTACAATGCCGGCAGATGTCAACGATGTCGATATCAGAGATGACACTATCCTACCACCATCTAGCAAACCGACCCAGATGTCCGTCATGAAATTCAAATTTCGAATGTTTCAGCTATCCAGCAAGATCTGCCACCGTCTATCCAGTAACTCAAGGCTCGACGAATCCACACTTGATCACTTTGATGGCCTTATCtcagagcagcagcagagttGGGACACGGTCTTTCTGCTAGATGGGTCGCCTAGTATCCTGGATACTTCAAGTTATGCTCATTGGTGCATCTTGCAATTGTATGCGCATCAACTATATCTACTCATACATCGACCATTCTGCAAACCGCGGGGTCCCTCTTTTCGACCAACGTCTAGAGCAAAATGCATTGATTCCGGCGCCGCTTTATTAGATATCCATCGTCAGTTCTCCGATCTCCCGCGCCTGCGACATTACCGTTGTTTTGTTTATGGGTTGGTAAGCTTTTATGCCATCCATGGAGCCATGGCGTTGGCATCATGCTTGCTGGACGAACACGATGCGCATGAATCCTCGTACTACTCCATGTTCGCTTCGGCCGTGGCACGTTTCGATAGCCTTCAGAGTAAAAGTCAGATATGTATTAAGGCCTGTCCCATTCTTCGACACCTCCA GCTATTGCTGTCAACTGAACAATTTCGACTGCCTAACTCAGTTGACTACAACTTTGGGGCTACTTTCGACGACTGGATTGATGGCGTGCAATGGCTAAATCCGGAGTCTATAAACTGGGTAGCACAACTTCTCCCCTTGTCTGGGTATTTTAACATTTACTAA
- a CDS encoding putative extracellular SCP domain protein Pry1 (COG:S;~EggNog:ENOG410PMWK;~InterPro:IPR014044,IPR001283,IPR034120,IPR018244, IPR035940;~PFAM:PF00188;~SECRETED:SignalP(1-26);~go_component: GO:0005576 - extracellular region [Evidence IEA]) yields MISIFSISNCIRILWLSLLFITLTQAQEQETVTLVTVTETQSSPTPASYTSLSVFKDTVLSISNDYRREHDACTLTWNDTLADYSRNWAKQCKWKHSKGPYGENLSFGYPNASSAIAVWGEERKMYNFKLPTGFSEETGHFTQLVWKATTQVGCAAVDCGYDDDAQDKETGNFEKALGWYVVCEYAPAGNVMGKNKKWFKMNVVPERAKVGGSGGGTGSGGHEDDGDEDEDNAAVGRRYIGKAGLWLAMVHGVFFML; encoded by the exons ATGATCTCCATATTCAGCATATCTAACTGTATACGGATACTCTGGCTCAGTCTACTCTTCATCACACTCACCCAAGCGCAAGAGCAGGAGACCGTCACACTCGTCACAGTCACCGAGACGCAATCATCACCCACCCCAGCATCTTACACCTCTCTCAGTGTATTCAAAGACACCGTCCTATCCATCAGCAACGACTACCGCCGCGAACACGACGCCTGCACATTAACATGGAACGACACCCTAGCCGACTACTCCCGTAACTGGGCCAAGCAGTGCAAATGGAAGCATTCC AAAGGCCCCTACGGTGAAAATCTTTCTTTTGGCTACCCCAATGCGTCGTCCGCCATCGCAGTCTGGGGCGAAGAACGCAAAATGTACAACTTCAAACTGCCCACCGGTTTCTCGGAGGAAACGGGGCATTTCACGCAGTTAGTCTGGAAAGCTACGACGCAGGTTGGCTGTGCGGCGGTGGATTGCgggtatgatgatgatgcgcAGGATAAAGAGACGGGGAATTTCGAGAAGGCGTTGGGGTGGTATGTTGTTTGCGAGTATGCGCCGGCGGGGAATGTCATggggaagaacaagaagtgGTTCAAGATGAATGTGGTGCCGGAGAGGGCGAAGGTTGGCGGTAGTGGTGGGGGGACGGGGTCTGGTGGGcatgaagatgatggtgatgaagatgaagataaTGCGGCTGTTGGACGAAGGTATATAGGGAAGGCTGGGCTTTGGTTGGCTATGGTTCatggtgttttcttcatGTTATAA
- a CDS encoding uncharacterized protein (COG:Q;~EggNog:ENOG410PI1V;~InterPro:IPR011059,IPR022742,IPR029058,IPR006680, IPR036663,IPR011234,IPR032466;~MEROPS:MER0005900;~PFAM:PF12146,PF12697,PF01979,PF01557;~TransMembrane:2 (n2-9c14/15o887-911i1071-1092o);~go_function: GO:0003824 - catalytic activity [Evidence IEA];~go_function: GO:0016787 - hydrolase activity [Evidence IEA];~go_function: GO:0016810 - hydrolase activity, acting on carbon-nitrogen (but not peptide) bonds [Evidence IEA]), which yields MASAMTLSLPYVNGASRGMKYPNRTMADWGNPLPTRKISPHDDVHFDSALKPRAHRMVETPSTSKILFLNVQIIDSTGTEPYHGDVYVQGERLRYVGNVPNIETLRNDPTVRVIQGNGRTLMSGLGDAHTHFTWNETALDNLGAIGVEEHTISTARSAMVYLDSGYTMCYGAASAKDRLDCVVRDAINHGNIPGPRYLANGKEIARRGKELSPGITAYADGPLEMREVIRHHAALGVDQVKLSMSGEEILEDRAAEDSYFSEAETAACVDEAHRLGLRVCSHARARDSIAQCVQHGVDVIYHASYIDEATMDELEKNKHRHVVAPALNWLYATTYDAGPFGYSFDKAEQDGYKKELDVAIKACKEMHQRGITVLPGGDYGFAWTPHGTYSRDLEHFVKLLDFTPMEAIISATAGVAKLFMQDQELGKVQPGYYADMILVDGDPLKDISVLQDLSKLNVIMINGRIHKASPQDFELSRPMQIEEPTWQPRSKFSNYVSYLDDQHNSRVGHLDLDSSMVTPLAMLSGAPVHSLYQVIELENAVVPCGDSVPLAGLTLQAPLSDRDILAVGKNYVDHAVEFNRSGFDSSDKTDQPTHPVIFTKRSTSIIACNEDIYPHTEFTETLDYEGEIGVIIGKPGFRIDERNAMDYVWGYTIINDLTARERQRDHKQFYLGKSADTFCPMGPIAVPAGQLPKKLRVQTFVNGEKRQDATTDDLIFSVAKLISVISNGGTIRPGDIIATGTPAGVGIGKNPARFLKPGDKVEVSVTGLGSLENRIADPSSDNAVAKRVPLESHLASLNLERTVGGSGLVYLGGKQVNVRRIGTGPDIAVFVHGLGASSEYYTPIIKSGGFEDHYTSYVYDLEGHGLSATNVASIVTVESFADDLANVVALTGASSVTLFAHSLGCVIAMAFTLRDTSKVKKLVLMGPPPCPLPEAGKIAMSKRAAAVRATGMMASGTADAVSEAGTSSATKVYQPVAYAAVRASLLSTNPEGYAKACTAIATASPMEVERLTMPVLLMTGDEDKTSPVNIVRNLNERLPDSRMEVLRCTGHWHVYENAEEVSRLIRSSTKFLVKLLAAVVLIALVVLITLFVEELPVQELREPVHRIRHGYTIMIRGIEFLLNG from the exons ATGGCGTCTGCGATGACCCTGTCCTTACCATACGTCAATGGAGCCAGCCGTGGCATGAAGTACCCAAACAGGACCATGGCCGATTGGGGAAATCCTTTACCTACACGAAAGATCTCGCCTCACGATGATGTGCACTTTGATTCAGCGTTGAAGCCTCGTGCTCATCGCATGGTTG AGACTCCATCTACCTCCAAGATATTGTTTCTCAATGTCCAAAT CATAGATTCCACCGGAACCGAACCGTACCATGGCGATGTCTACGTGCAAG GAGAGCGACTTCGCTATGTCGGAAATGTGCCAAACATTGAGACCCTACGCAACGATCCTACGGTTCGGGTGATCCAGGGAAATGGTCGAACCCTCATGTCCGGTCTAGGCGATGCGCACACTCATTTCACGTGGAATGAGACGGCTCTGG ATAACCTTGGTGCGATTGGAGTGGAAGAACATACCATTAGCACTGCTCGGTCTGCAATGGTTTACCTGGACTCTGGATATACCAT GTGCTACGGAGCAGCTTCAGCAAAGGATCGCCTCGACTGCGTTGTCCGCGATGCCATCAACCACGGGAACATCCCTGGTCCGCGTTATCTCGCAAATGGAAAGGAAATTGCCCGTCGAGGAAAAGAGCTCAGCCCGGGGATTACTGCATATGCTGATGGACCGCTCGAGATGCGAGAGGTTATCCGGCATCACGCTGCTCTGGGAGTTGACCAGGTAAAGCTGAGCATGTCAGGTGAAGAG ATCCTTGAGGACAGGGCTGCGGAAGACAGCTACTTTAGTGAAGCAGAAACGGCGGCATGTGTGGATGAAGCACACCGTCTCGGTTTACG GGTCTGTTCGCATGCCCGAGCTCGTGATTCCATTGCCCAATGCGTACAACATGGTGTCGATGTCATCTACCATGCCAGCTACATTGACGAAGCCACCATGGATGAATTGGAAAAAAACAAGCATCGCCATGTCGTTGCCCCCGCCTTGAACTGGCTGTACGCAACCACGTACGATGCAGGACCGTTTGGTTATTCCTTTGACAAagctgagcaagatgggtACAAGAAAGAACTCGACGTTGCCATCAAGGCTTGCAAGGAAATGCATCAAAGAGGAATTACCGTCTTGCC GGGCGGTGATTATGGCTTTGCTTGGACACCCCATGGCACATACTCCAGAGACTTGGAGCACTTCGTCAAGCTGCTGGATTTCACTCCAATGGAGGCAATCATTTCAGCTACGGCTGGTGTTGCCAAACTATTCATGCAGGATCAGGAACTTGGCAAAGTCCAGCCCGGCTACTATGCGGACATGATCTTGGTGGACGGTGATCCTCTGAAGGACATCTCCGTTCTCCAAGACCTTAGCAAGCTCAATGTCATTATGATTAATGGCAGAATCCACAAGGCATCACCACAAGATTTTGAGCTTTCAAGACCTATGCAAATCGAGGAGCCCACATGGCAACCCAGAAGCAAGTTCAGCAACTATGTTTCTTATCTTGATGACCAGCACAACTCCCGCGTTGGCCATTTGGATCTGGACAGCTCCATGGTTACTCCGCTGGCAATGCTCTCTGGCGCGCCAGTTCACTCACTTTACCAGGTGATTGAACTGGAAAACGCAGTTGTTCCGTGCGGTGATTCTGTTCCTCTCGCTGGACTCACACTTCAGGCACCGCTGAGCGACCGTGATATTCTAGCTGTTGGCAAGAACTATGTGGACCATGCCGTTGAGTTCAACCGGAGTGGGTTTGACTCCAGTGATAAGACTGACCAAC CAACCCATCCGGTTATTTTCACCAAGCGGTCCACGAGTATCATTGCTTGTAATGAAGACATTTATCCTCATACGGAGTTCACGGAAACTCTGGACTATGAAGGTGAAATTGGTGTTATCATTGGGAAGCCTGGGTTTCGGATTGACGAAAGGAACGCCATGGACTATGTATGGGGTTATACCATTATCAACG ATTTGACGGCTCGTGAACGACAAAGAGACCACAAACAGTTCTACCTTGGGAAGTCAGCAGACACATTCTGTCCGATG GGTCCGATTGCTGTTCCGGCTGGTCAACTCCCGAAGAAGTTACGCGTGCAGACTTTTGTGAACGGTGAGAAGCGCCAGGACGCTACCACAGACGATCTCATCTTCTCTGTTGCGAAATTGATCTCCGTCATATCCAATGGTGGCACGATCAGACCTGGAGATATCATTGCAACCGGCACTCCCGCTGGTGTGGGAATTGGCAAGAACCCGGCCAGGTTTCTCAAACCGGGCGACAAGG TTGAGGTATCTGTCACCGGGCTTGGTTCTCTTGAGAACCGCATCGCGGATCCGTCATCAGACAATGCCGTTGCTAAGCGTGTTCCTCTCGAGAGTCATTTAGCGAGTCTCAACCTTGAACGCACAGTTGGTGGTTCGGGGCTGGTGTATCTTGGTGGAAAGCAAGTGAACGTCCGTAGAATTGGAACAGGACCGGACATCGCTGTGTTCGTCCACGGACTTGGTGCTTCAAGTGAATATTACACGCCAATCATCAAAAGCGGAGGCTTCGAGGATCACTACACGAGCTATGTCTATGATCTTGAAGGACATGGACTTTCAGCGACTAATGTTGCCTCAATTGTCACCGTTGAGAGTTTCGCTGACGACCTTGCCAATGTGGTTGCATTGACCGGAGCCAGCTCAGTCACTCTGTTCGCACATTCACTGGGCTGCGTCATTGCTATGGCTTTTACGCTTCGCGATACCAGCAAAGTCAAGAAGTTGGTTCTTATGGGCCCACCGCCATGTCCTCTCCCCGAAGCTGGCAAGATCGCAATGAGCAAGCGCGCCGCTGCCGTTCGTGCAACGGGCATGATGGCCTCGGGGACAGCGGATGCCGTCAGCGAAGCCGGAACATCCAGTGCCACAAAGGTCTATCAGCCCGTTGCATATGCAGCAGTTCGCGCATCGCTTCTTTCCACAAATCCCGAGGGATACGCCAAGGCCTGCACGGCAATTGCGACAGCATCCCCAATGGAGGTTGAAAGGTTGACAATGCCAGTTCTTCTGATGACTGGCGATGAAGACAAGACCTCGCCTGTGAACATTGTGAGGAACCTCAACGAGCGTCTTCCCGATTCCAGAATGGAGGTTCTGCGATGCACTGGCCACTGGCACGTGTACGAGAATGCCGAGGAGGTTTCGCGTCTGATACG AAGCAGCACGAAGTTCCTGGTCAAGCTTCTAGCTGCAGTCGTCCTCATTGCCCTTGTCGTCCTGATCACTCTTTTCGTTGAGGAGCTGCCGGTCCAAGAGTTGCGTGAGCCTGTACACCGTATCCGCCATGGCTACACCATCATGATTCGAGGGATCGAGTTCTTGCTTAATGGGTAA
- a CDS encoding SWIB/MDM2 domain protein (COG:K;~EggNog:ENOG410PNS5;~InterPro:IPR014876,IPR036885,IPR019835,IPR003121;~PFAM:PF02201,PF08766;~go_function: GO:0005515 - protein binding [Evidence IEA]) has product MSLPPETREQYTQVIDSILAQSDLNTISEKRIRRGLQDAVGHDLTPQKAAIKQLIMERFDIFADQGGIGASGDGDKTTETTTNGHDNSGGSATPAERSPSTLSASPQKRAAENEEPADSPDEASPPAKKQKPEHDIDADALFAAKLQAEENMRARPTRGASTRKAAPAKKKAKPKPKTKTSKKVKAEDDSDVDSGSESGKKEVKRSGGFHAPMALSPALSSLLNEEMLSRPQTVKKVWEYIHKHELQDPSDRRHILCDDAMRTVFKQDRIHMFAMTKILNQNLYSPDD; this is encoded by the exons ATGTCGC TTCCCCCGGAGACCCGCGAACAGTATACCCAGGTCATCGACTCGATTCTGGCCCAAAGCGACCTGAACACCATCTCCGAAAAGCGCATCCGCAGAGGCCTCCAGGATGCCGTCGGCCATGATCTCACACCGCAGAAG GCTGCGATCAAGCAGCTTATTATGGAACGATTCGACATCTTTGCGGACCAGGGTGGGATAGGGGCTTCTGGAGATGGGGATAAGACGACTGAAACGACGACCAACGGCCACGATAACAGTGGTGGCTCAGCCACGCCTGCCGAACGTTCGCCCTCCACGCTCTCTGCGTCACCACAGAAACGCGCAGCAGAAAACGAAGAACCGGCGGATAGTCCCGATGAAGCATCCCCGCCGGCGAAGAAACAGAAGCCGGAACATGACATCGACGCCGATGCCCTCTTTGCGGCCAAATTACAAGCCGAAGAAAATATGCGTGCCCGGCCCACTAGAGGTGCCAGCACACGGAAAGCGGCACCGGCCAAAAAGAAGGCCAAGCCCAAGCCTAAGACCAAGACCTCCAAGAAGGTCAAGGCAGAGGATGACTCGGATGTTGATTCGGGGTCTGAGTCGGGCAAAAAGGAGGTCAAACGGTCCGGTGGATTTCAC GCACCAATGGCACTTTCGCCTGCACTTTCGTCGCTTTTGAACGAAGAAATG CTATCGCGACCCCAAACGGTCAAGAAAGTCTGGGAGTATATTCACAAACATGAACTTCAAGATCCCAGTGACCGACGCCACATCCTCTGTGACGATGCAATGCGTACCGTCTTCAAGCAAGATCGGATACACATGTTTGCCATGACCAAAATTCTCAATCAGAACCTGTACAGCCCAGACGACTAG